From Hermetia illucens chromosome 6, iHerIll2.2.curated.20191125, whole genome shotgun sequence, one genomic window encodes:
- the LOC119658884 gene encoding eIF-2-alpha kinase activator GCN1 isoform X1 encodes MELSLQLSKALRDLPNRVLNVGVEERHVLFQNVSAVLSNPGINSTIRGICKVVGTTLTKYKDPGSQLIVRDFISDLMREHPELALEHFNGVFKTIISKDLQNAPAQKAAFAAVVALLWTTIIIKNRKKDSKVTQQELPKLVEYQSQLYQIALANGSAKVVEKADKTLFELWSEEEALVDEYFKKFLDKEPASNVIVFLLLMIRFKQTQSDTSALLESNKTKILDHFVKGLITVKVKPHPNCIIACQPLIHSITKQEFESGVLPALQRAMLRSPEIILQGVGMIVQELNLDVSEYAVNLGKVLMQNLYSKDDTARSESVESLKKLSSKCSQPKAIEDMVNNIFAILNGSDGKITVAEYRINLLQGAGNLSYNAVPKENISAILTTVTDLFSKAFETEIQEKVLCHSLDMFSLWSHNFHGVLPKRIMDIFRKGLEMKSTSQSVRVSYLQWLLACLENGKLSNDADLSPLLVKTVEKASQNTTQIPLLSEAVCAACIILKTETEDQSMQKLSSFWNIILDMNKQIFVSERFLAAAPSDTLCYVMLMSVKLLTDHFNKLKGDPQPIYKAIISGITSSSSKVRQYCLKLIPEIINHSDGVSYARTLLVEMTAHIQQAKIIYEGDSTTEEGYTPSYAFADAIKTLCQFKEITTADAQIIASGSLLCSHHQAVASNDNELWETIVRDFLHLDPKSFISLNITQIRETLLDNYDPTRMHENTLASMTKISPDIILPILINKVTTELNNSEMSNVTDDEYFTYLTPDCELYDKSVMPNVEDIYQTAGLKRENKVYSYKEQLEELQLRREIEEKRRKEGKSKPPTLTPKQQEAIKNQMAKEGAIKNRLRLLHNKVTSLVSIIRAACAGNQQQVALYFSKLLGSILNVLQSPLAASQLLELYMYLRTTCFANTLSDLGHSLAVSTIRLCKPHCDLNEDWQKEDINENVFNTLNKFYNQTVRKNADTDTFEEGLLPAPAFCYAFEFLKRAVTAKPITGDESLLLIAVELIEKHAQVKGDTVNGEPTDYKHPKYMPRLEMLRLLIKLVCTYRGRVQSNAVAALLEVAKSSSGGEYCAVASKEEIEVLLTALQHNLEAVRDVALRALTIIVKTLPGFEENYNFAMLLTRRFWVAKHDVSEENRLLAEKLWEESGFEVPLMMYEELMGDVIHPEPCIQKAAALAFVEILKLDSSLVKIVLDQLLEIYQEKLTMIPPKLDQFDREIEPAIDQWGPRRGVAIAISQIAQFFSLEDVDRVIQFMVSQGLGDREEIVHKEMLAAALAIVDLHGKARIAKLLPVFEGFLDKAPDSRSYDNIRQAVVILMGSLARHLDKDDARIQPIVKRLLSALSTPSQQVQEAVSNCLPHLMPSVKDEAPAMVKKLMQQLVKSEKYGERRGAAYGIAGIVKGLGILSLKQLDIMSKLTQYIQDKKNYKAREGALFAFEMLCTTLGRLFEPYIVHVLPHLLQCFGDSSQYVRQAADDTAKVVMGKLSAHGVKLVLPSLLNALDEDSWRTKTASVELLGAMAYCAPKQLSSCLPSIVPKLIEVLGDSHTKVQEAGGDALKVIGSVIKNPEIQAIVPVLLSALEDPSKNTSVCLHSLLQTKFVHFIDAPSLALIMPVVQRAFVDRSTETRKMAAQIIGNMYSLTDQKDLTPYLPNIIPGLKISLLDPVPEVRAVSARALGAMVRGMGESSFEDLLPWLMKTLTSETSSVDRSGAAQGLSEVVGGLGVEKLHKLMPEIIATAERNDIAPHVKDGYIMMFIYMPGAFPKEFTPYIGQIINPILKALADENEYVRETALKAGQRIVNLYADSAVALLLPELEKGLFDDNWRIRFSSVQLLGDLLYRISGVSGKMTTETASEDDNFGTEQSHSAIITFLGAERRNRVLAGLYMGRSDVSLMVRQAALHVWKVVVTNTPRTLREILPTLFGLLLGCLASTSYDKRQVAARTLGDLVRKLGERVLPEIIPILERGLNSDQADQRQGVCIGLSEIMASTSKDMVTAFVNSLVPTVRKALSDPLPEVRQAAAKTFDSLHSTVGSRALDDILPSMLQGLSDPDPEIAENTLDGLRQVMAIKSRVVLPYLVPQLTAPPVNTKALSILVSVAGEALTKYLPKILAALLQALANSQGKPSESQELEYCQAVILSVSDETGVRIIMDTLMAATKSSDAASMKAAATLLSVFCTHSPGDYSQYVPQLLRGLLRLFADSDKEILQRSWDALNAVIKTLDSAQQIAHVSDVRQAVRFAASDLKGQELPGFCLPKGISPLLPVFREAILNGLPEEKENAAQGLGEIISLTSAQSLQPSVVHITGPLIRILGDRFNAGVKAAVLETLAILLHKVGVMLKQFLPQLQTTFLKALHDPNRAVRMKAGQALAELVVIHTRADPLFIEMHNGIKGSDDSSVRETMLQALRGIITPAGEKMSDPLRKQVYVTLCSMLSHSEDVTRSAVGGCLGALCKYMPADQLDDFMKTHLLNEDGGDDVILKHGRTVALFVALKESPSTIYTSNYEARIIKVLITSISSDKVNVARNGVRGAGYLLQYCLNEGVPVPQQLVTPFVRAMNHNSHEVKQLVAQTCNYLAKVVPTEKTTPELIKAVIPMLVNGTKEKNSYVRSNSEIALNAILRLRSGEETYQKCLQLLESGARDSLSEVVSKVLRKVALQPIGKEEDLDDTILS; translated from the exons ATGGAACTATCGTTGCAGTTGTCGAAAGCTCTACGGGATTTACCGAATCGTGTATTGAATGTCGGCGTCGAAGAGCGGCATGTGCTATTTCAGAATGTGTCGGCGGTGCTGTCAAATCCAG GTATTAATTCAACTATTCGCGGTATCTGTAAAGTGGTCGGAACCACCTTAACAAAATACAAAGATCCTGGATCGCAGTTGATAGTTCGAGATTTCATATCGGATCTAATGCGAGAACACCCCGAATTGGCACTAGAACATTTCAACGGAGTATTCAAAACGATAATATCAAAAGATCTTCAAAATGCTCCGGCACAGAAGGCAGCATTCGCTGCCGTCGTTGCCTTATTATGGACAACGATTATCATCAAAAATCGAAAGAAAGACTCAAAAGTTACCCAACAAGAATTGCCCAAGTTAGTAGAATATCAATCGCAGCTCTATCAAATTGCATTGGCCAATGGAAGTGCTAAAGTCGTCGAAAAAGCAGATAAGACGTTGTTTGAGTTATGGTCAGAAGAAGAAGCGTTAGTGGATGAATATTTCAAGAAATTTCTTGATAAAGAACCAGCCAGCAATGTGATTGTGTTCCTTCTGCTAATGATTCGCTTTAAGCAGACTCAAAGTGATACGAGCGCACTCCTGGAAAGCAACAAAACTAAAATCTTGGATCATTTCGTGAAGGGACTAATAACAGTTAAAGTTAAACCGCATCCCAATTGTATTATCGCCTGTCAACCTCTTATCCATTCAATAACAAAGCAAGAATTCGAGTCGGGTGTATTGCCAGCCCTCCAGCGTGCAATGCTACGAAGCCCAGAAATTATCCTTCAAGGAGTTGGTATGATTGTGCAAGAACTCAATTTAGACGTCAGCGAATATGCTGTGAACCTGGGGAAGGTGCTAATGCAAAACCTCTATTCGAAAGATGACACCGCACGGAGTGAATCGGTTGAGTCGCTCAAGAAACTTAGCTCGAAATGTTCCCAGCCCAAGGCAATTGAGGACATGGTGAACAATATATTCGCAATTTTGAACGGGTCCGATGGGAAAATCACGGTAGCTGAATATAGGATAAATTTGTTACAG GGTGCCGGAAATCTAAGCTATAATGcagtgccaaaagaaaacatATCAGCGATCCTGACAACCGTAACAGATCTATTCTCAAAGGCATTTGAAAcggaaattcaagaaaaagTGTTGTGCCACTCACTGGATATGTTCAGTTTATGGTCACACAATTTCCATGGTGTATTACCGAAACGGATTATGGATATCTTCAGGAAAGGATTGGAAATGAAGTCAACGTCACAATCAGTGCGAGTATCTTATTTACAATGGTTGCTCGCTTGCCTGGAAAATGGAAAACTATCAAATGACGCTGACCTCTCGCCCCTGCTGGTGAAAACAGTGGAAAAAGCCAGCCAGAATACTACACAAATTCCTCTTCTCTCGGAAGCAGTATGCGCAGCTTGTATAATCTTGAAAACGGAAACTGAAGACCAAAGTATGCAAAAATTAAGTTCATTTTGGAATATAATCTTGGATATGAATAAGCAGATCTTCGTTTCCGAAAGATTTCTTGCCGCCGCTCCCAGTGACACACTCTGCTACGTAATGTTGATGTCCGTCAAATTATTGACTGACCATTTCAATAAATTAAAGGGTGACCCTCAACCTATTTACAAGGCTATTATAAGCGGAATCACATCTTCTTCGAGCAAAGTTCGCCAGTACTGTTTGAAGCTCATACCGGAAATCATAAACCATTCGGATGGAGTTTCCTATGCGAGAACGCTTTTAGTTGAAATGACTGCCCACATACAACAAGCCAAGATAATATATGAAGGCGATAGTACCACCGAGGAAGGATACACTCCATCTTATGCTTTTGCCGATGCGATCAAAACTCTCTGTCAATTCAAGGAAATTACAACAGCAGACGCCCAAATAATTGCCTCAGGGAGCTTGCTCTGCTCGCACCATCAAGCAGTCGcttcaaatgataacgaactttGGGAAACGATTGTGCGCGACTTTCTGCATTTGGATCCGAAATCTTTCATTTCGCTGAACATTACTCAAATTCGAGAAACACTTTTAGACAACTACGATCCGACTAGGATGCACGAAAATACTCTGGCAAGTATGACTAAAATAAGCCCTGACATAATTTTACCGATTCTGATCAACAAGGTGACAACTGAGCTCAATAATTCTGAAATGTCCAATGTCACGGACGACGAATATTTCACATACCTCACCCCAGATTGTGAATTGTACGATAAATCAGTAATGCCCAACGTTGAAGACATATATCAAACAGCCGGGTTGAAACGTGAGAACAAAGTTTATAGCTACAAGGAGCAGTTGGAGGAGTTACAGTTACGCCGAGAGATCGAGGAAAAACGTCGCAAGGAAGGTAAATCGAAACCACCAACTTTAACTCCAAAACAACAGGAGGCTATAAAAAATCAAATGGCGAAAGAAGGTGCAATTAAAAATCGTTTGCGACTACTCCACAACAAAGTGACTTCCCTCGTGTCGATTATCAGAGCAGCATGTGCAGGAAATCAGCAGCAGGTCGCGTTGTACTTCTCTAAACTGTTGGGTTCTATTCTAAATGTGTTGCAATCTCCTCTGGCTGCGTCTCAACTTTTAGAATTATACATGTACTTAAGGACGACTTGCTTTGCAAACACTCTATCAGATTTGGGCCATTCACTCGCCGTTTCTACAATTCGACTCTGCAAACCTCATTGTGATTTAAACGAAGATTGGCAGAAAGAAGACATCAATGAAAATGTGTTTAACACTTTAAATAAAttctacaaccagacggtgaGGAAGAACGCGGATACCGACACGTTTGAAGAAGGTCTTCTCCCCGCCCCAGCATTTTGTTACGCCTTTGAATTTCTGAAGCGCGCTGTGACTGCTAAGCCTATCACGGGGGACGAAAGTTTGTTGCTCATTGCAGTGGAGCTCATAGAGAAACATGCGCAGGTAAAGGGCGACACTGTCAACGGAGAGCCCACCGATTATAAACATCCAAAATACATGCCGCGTCTGGAAATGCTTCGTCTCTTAATCAAGTTGGTTTGTACCTATCGAGGTCGAGTGCAAAGTAATGCTGTAGCTGCATTGCTGGAAGTTGCCAAAAGTAGTTCAGGTGGAGAATATTGCGCAGTAGCGAGCAAGGAGGAAATAGAAGTTCTTCTCACTGCTCTGCAGCATAATTTGGAAGCGGTAAGAGACGTCGCATTGCGAGCACTCACGATAATAGTAAAGACCTTACCGGGTTTTGAGGAAAACTACAATTTTGCAATGTTACTTACCAGACGTTTTTGGGTGGCGAAACATGATGTGTCGGAAGAAAATCGATTGCTTGCCGAGAAACTATGGGAGGAATCTGGTTTTGAAGTGCCGCTAATGATGTATGAAGAACTGATGGGCGATGTGATTCATCCTGAACCATGCATCCAAAAAGCTGCTGCACTCGCCTTTGTTGAAATACTAAAGTTGGATTCTTCGCTAGTTAAAATAGTTCTGGATCAACTTCTAGAAATTTATCAAGAAAAGCTAACGATGATTCCTCCAAAGCTTGACCAGTTTGATAGGGAAATTGAGCCAGCAATTGACCAGTGGGGTCCAAGACGTGGTGTAGCTATAGCTATATCCCAAATCGCGCAATTCTTCAGTCTTGAAGACGTGGATAGAGTGATTCAGTTTATGGTTTCCCAAGGTTTGGGCGATAGAGAAGAGATCGTGCACAAAGAAATGCTGGCGGCTGCCCTGGCTATTGTAGACTTACACGGAAAGGCAAGAATCGCTAAATTGCTTCCAGTATTCGAAGGGTTTTTGGATAAAGCGCCTGATTCACGTAGCTACGATAATATCCGACAAGCAGTTGTTATTTTGATGGGTTCGCTGGCACGGCATTTGGACAAGGATGATGCGAGAATTCAGCCTATAGTAAAACGATTGTTATCGGCTTTATCAACGCCCTCGCAACAAGTTCAGGAAGCAGTTTCAAATTGTCTGCCGCACTTGATGCCATCAGTTAAAGACGAAGCACCGGCAATGGTTAAGAAATTAATGCAACAACTGGTCAAGTCGGAGAAATATGGAGAACGTCGCGGTGCTGCTTATGGCATTGCAGGTATCGTGAAGGGTCTCGGCATTCTGTCACTAAAGCAGTTGGACATCATGTCGAAACTCACGCAATATATTCAGGATAAGAAAAACTACAAAGCCCGAGAGGGCGCCCTGTTTGCATTTGAAATGCTTTGCACGACTCTAGGCCGCCTCTTCGAACCGTACATTGTTCACGTCTTGCCACATTTGTTGCAGTGTTTCGGCGATTCTTCTCAATACGTTCGCCAGGCAGCTGACGATACGGCAAAAGTTGTGATGGGAAAATTATCAGCGCATGGTGTAAAACTTGTCCTGCCGTCGTTATTAAATGCTCTGGACGAAGATTCTTGGCGTACCAAAACAGCTTCGGTAGAGCTTTTGGGTGCTATGGCATATTGCGCGCCTAAGCAGCTATCTTCGTGTTTACCGAGCATTGTGCCGAAACTCATTGAAGTGTTGGGTGATTCCCACACGAAAGTCCAAGAAGCGGGCGGAGACGCTCTAAAGGTCATTGGATCTGTCATCAAAAATCCTGAAATTCAAGCCATCGTGCCAGTTTTGCTGAGCGCATTAGAGGATCCTTCGAAAAATACATCAGTTTGTCTTCACAGTTTACTACAGACGAAATTCGTGCATTTCATTGATGCTCCTTCGCTTGCTTTGATCATGCCGGTGGTGCAGAGAGCATTCGTGGATCgttcgacagagacacgaaaaaTGGCGGCGCAAATCATTGGAAATATGTACTCGTTGACGGATCAGAAGGATCTTACTCCATACCTACCCAATATCATTCCTGGATTGAAAATATCACTTTTGGATCCCGTACCAGAAGTTCGTGCAGTCTCGGCGCGTGCATTAGGTGCAATGGTCCGCGGAATGGGTGAGTCGTCATTTGAGGACCTATTGCCATGGCTGATGAAGACTTTGACATCAGAAACAAGTAGTGTAGATCGTTCGGGAGCAGCCCAAGGCTTATCTGAAGTGGTAGGTGGTTTAGGAGTGGAGAAGCTCCACAAGCTGATGCCGGAGATCATCGCTACAGCTGAGCGAAACGATATTGCACCACACGTAAAAGACGGTTACATTATGATGTTTATATATATGCCTGGAGCATTCCCTAAAGAATTTACACCTTATATCGGACAAATTATCAATCCTATTTTAAAAGCACTAGCGGATGAGAATGAATATGTTCGAGAAACAGCTTTAAAAGCTGGTCAGAGAATTGTCAACCTATACGCAGACTCTGCGGTGGCCCTATTGCTACCTGAACTGGAGAAGGGACTGTTTGATGACAATTGGAGAATCCGATTCAGTTCTGTGCAACTTCTAGGAGACCTGCTGTACCGTATTTCTGGTGTATCGGGTAAAATGACTACAGAAACTGCTAGTGAGGACGATAACTTTGGTACCGAGCAGTCTCATTCAGCTATTATAACATTCCTGGGTGCAGAGAGGCGGAATCGTGTTTTGGCAGGATTATATATGGGCCGCAGTGATGTCTCGTTGATGGTGCGACAAGCGGCTCTTCACGTCTGGAAGGTTGTTGTGACAAACACTCCTCGCACATTACGTGAAATCTTGCCAACCCTATTTGGACTTCTATTAGGTTGCCTAGCCAGTACAAGCTACGACAAACGGCAGGTGGCTGCACGAACCCTCGGTGACTTGGTAAGAAAATTAGGAGAACGCGTGCTTCCTGAAATCATTCCAATTTTAGAGCGAGGATTGAATTCCGATCAAGCTGATCAGCGGCAGGGAGTTTGTATTGGTCTTTCGGAAATTATGGCATCTACTTCGAAGGATATGGTGACAGCGTTTGTAAACAGCCTGGTGCCTACAGTTCGCAAGGCTCTAAGTGATCCACTACCAGAGGTGCGTCAAGCTGCCGCGAAGACATTCGACTCTTTGCATTCGACTGTAGGGTCCCGCGCCTTGGATGATATTCTTCCATCTATGCTCCAAGGATTATCCGATCCAGATCCCGAGATCGCAGAGAACACCTTGGATGGGTTACGGCAAGTTATGGCTATCAAATCACGTGTCGTTTTGCCATACTTAGTCCCGCAATTGACTGCTCCTCCAGTGAACACAAAGGCCCTTTCGATTTTAGTGTCCGTAGCTGGCGAAGCATTGACAAAATATTTGCCTAAGATCTTAGCAGCTTTGCTGCAAGCATTAGCAAACTCCCAAGGAAAGCCTAGTGAATCACAGGAGCTTGAATATTGTCAAGCAGTTATTTTATCAGTGAGCGACGAGACAGGTGTTCGAATTATAATGGACACACTGATGGCTGCAACAAAATCAAGTGATGCTGCATCTATGAAGGCGGCAGCAacacttctttccgtgttctgcACACACTCTCCAGGCGACTATTCACAGTATGTGCCACAACTTCTCCGTGGACTGCTCCGATTGTTTGCGGACTCCGACAAAGAAATACTTCAAAGGTCATGGGACGCATTGAATGCCGTTATCAAGACTCTAGATTCAGCCCAACAAATTGCGCATGTTTCTGATGTACGGCAGGCAGTTCGCTTTGCGGCTAGCGATTTGAAAGGACAAGAACTTCCAGGTTTTTGCTTACCTAAAGGCATATCACCACTGCTTCCTGTTTTTCGAGAGGCAATATTGAATGGTCTACCAGAAGAGAAAGAGAATGCGGCTCAAGGTCTGGGAGAAATCATTTCCTTGACTAGTGCACAATCGTTGCAACCATCTGTAGTTCACATTACTGGTCCTCTAATCCGTATTCTTGGTGATCGATTCAATGCAGGAGTGAAAGCTGCTGTTTTAGAGACTTTGGCTATTCTCCTACATAAGGTTGGAGTCATGTTGAAACAGTTCTTACCTCAATTACAAACGACATTCTTGAAAGCACTACACGATCCGAACCGAGCAGTGCGCATGAAGGCTGGGCAGGCATTAGCAGAACTGGTTGTGATACACACACGCGCCGACCCATTATTCATCGAAATGCACAACGGTATCAAGGGAAGCGACGATTCTTCTGTCCGTGAGACGATGTTGCAAGCCTTGCGTGGCATCATCACTCCAGCTGGCGAGAAAATGAGTGATCCCCTTAGGAAACAGGTTTACGTAACTCTCTGCTCAATGCTTTCACATTCGGAGGACGTGACGCGCAGTGCAGTAGGTGGTTGCTTGGGAGCACTGTGCAAATATATGCCCGCGGATCAGCTTGATGACTTCATGAAAACGCATCTCCTGAATGAAGATGGCGGAGACGATGTAATCCTTAAGCATGGTCGTACAGTTGCCCTGTTCGTTGCTCTAAAGGAAAGCCCTAGCACAATTTACACAAGCAACTATGAAGCAAGGATTATCAAGGTATTGATCACTTCTATTTCATCCGATAAAGTGAATGTAGCCCGCAACGGAGTTCGTGGTGCTGGATATCTCCTTCAATATTGCCTCAACGAAGGTGTTCCTGTACCTCAACAGCTTGTCACCCCATTTGTCCGCGCCATGAATCATAATAGTCACGAGGTGAAGCAACTTGTTGCACAAACTTGCAACTACTTGGCGAAGGTCGTACCTACAGAAAAGACTACTCCTGAGCTGATCAAGGCAGTAATTCCCATGTTAGTCAATGGTACCAAGGAAAAGAATAGTTATGTCCGATCAAATTCAGAAATCGCATTGAACGCTATCCTGCGCTTGAGATCCGGTGAGGAGACCTACCAGAAATGCTTGCAATTGCTAGAGTCGGGAGCTCGTGATTCTCTGAGTGAAGTGGTTAGCAAAGTATTGCGCAAAGTGGCATTGCAACCAAtcggaaaagaagaagatctcgACGACACCATTCTGTCTTGA